One genomic window of uncultured Erythrobacter sp. includes the following:
- a CDS encoding glycosyltransferase family 4 protein, whose amino-acid sequence MISVAHLLDDFGMGGVTRALTLFDDPRLSAIANSRIVPVGPEAKFAPSLDADLIVDHMALSWKRLAFLASLRLRNPRARIVHVEHSYTRAFEEDNVASPRRFRKMLRLASLLVDQFICVSNAQRDWLTEEVGISAAKLQTIYPWSGRFELGDVPAQKPRGDRPLRLLAYGRFSTVKNFDALVRAMRPFAVQDVELTLFGDGPDRALLSQLAASLTHVKIEGATNDISAHLEDCDAVIIPSRNEAFGLVATEARLAGRAIIVADVDGLPEQVGSAGMTTPLKHPGDISAAIRWALRAPLEVMGEAGRGEVASQHDEIIERWISVFREVEDLRGGDISPPQTMAA is encoded by the coding sequence ATGATCAGCGTTGCACATCTGCTCGACGATTTCGGTATGGGCGGCGTAACGCGCGCTTTGACCTTGTTCGATGATCCGCGGCTATCAGCCATAGCGAATTCCAGGATTGTGCCTGTTGGACCAGAAGCAAAGTTTGCTCCATCGCTGGATGCAGACTTGATTGTCGACCATATGGCATTGTCCTGGAAGCGCCTCGCGTTCCTGGCCAGTCTGCGGCTGCGCAATCCTCGCGCGCGCATCGTGCATGTCGAGCATAGCTACACGCGGGCTTTTGAAGAGGACAATGTCGCATCGCCGCGCCGCTTTCGGAAGATGCTGCGATTAGCTTCTCTTTTGGTCGATCAATTCATTTGCGTTTCCAATGCTCAGCGAGACTGGTTGACCGAAGAGGTCGGCATTTCCGCTGCAAAGCTCCAAACGATTTACCCTTGGAGCGGGCGGTTCGAGTTGGGCGATGTACCGGCGCAAAAGCCGCGCGGGGACAGGCCACTTCGTCTGCTTGCTTACGGGCGGTTCTCGACCGTCAAAAACTTCGATGCGCTGGTGCGCGCCATGCGACCGTTTGCGGTCCAGGATGTTGAACTCACGCTGTTCGGTGACGGTCCCGATCGTGCGCTCCTTAGCCAATTGGCGGCGTCGCTAACTCACGTAAAAATTGAGGGGGCGACCAATGACATCTCAGCGCATCTGGAGGACTGTGATGCTGTGATCATTCCGTCCCGGAACGAAGCTTTCGGGCTGGTTGCAACCGAAGCGCGGCTTGCGGGGCGCGCCATAATCGTCGCTGACGTGGATGGTCTGCCCGAACAGGTTGGATCGGCTGGAATGACTACGCCGCTTAAGCATCCGGGCGATATTTCGGCCGCCATTCGTTGGGCATTGCGCGCCCCATTGGAGGTAATGGGAGAGGCGGGTCGCGGCGAAGTCGCATCGCAGCATGATGAGATAATCGAACGCTGGATCAGCGTTTTCCGGGAGGTCGAGGATCTGCGCGGCGGGGACATCTCGCCGCCTCAAACAATGGCAGCTTAA
- a CDS encoding glycosyltransferase yields MSNPTFSVIIPAYNAEATLCTTVASVLNQSERNIEVIIIDDGSTDGTLHAMLELGCRDMRIRAVSQPNSGVSAARNYGASLARGRYLAFLDADDQWHPNKLETHLRLHETNAATGASFAEVQFCSASRGRLAAGRSVSRVAKGMELAKHNIADVVIENPVCTTSNLVITREAFAASGGFKNSLRYAEDQELLARLVSRGVSIRGIDVPLVKYRMSEDGLSCDFEEMLAGWRSFASEWLEGEDLARAEATYCRYLARRALRAGAAMSTVRSYVRRGLATDRPAFMAARLRSILTVFGAFVGGMMPAPIRRTVFA; encoded by the coding sequence ATGTCCAACCCCACCTTTTCCGTAATTATTCCTGCCTACAACGCGGAGGCCACACTTTGCACGACAGTGGCGAGCGTTCTGAACCAGTCTGAGCGCAACATCGAAGTGATCATCATCGACGATGGATCCACCGATGGCACATTGCACGCCATGCTTGAATTGGGCTGTCGGGACATGCGGATTCGCGCCGTGTCTCAGCCGAACTCCGGCGTTTCTGCAGCACGCAATTACGGCGCCTCGCTTGCTCGCGGTCGATACCTGGCGTTTCTTGATGCTGACGATCAATGGCACCCGAACAAGCTTGAGACACATCTCAGACTTCATGAAACGAATGCCGCAACCGGAGCCAGCTTTGCAGAAGTCCAGTTCTGCTCGGCCTCTCGCGGTAGATTAGCAGCGGGGCGAAGCGTTTCGCGCGTTGCCAAAGGAATGGAGCTCGCAAAGCACAACATCGCCGATGTCGTGATCGAAAACCCGGTTTGTACGACATCAAATCTTGTCATTACGCGAGAGGCATTTGCCGCTTCGGGTGGCTTCAAGAACAGCTTGCGATACGCCGAAGATCAGGAACTGCTTGCCCGCCTTGTTAGCCGGGGAGTTTCTATCCGCGGGATTGATGTGCCCTTGGTCAAATACCGGATGAGCGAAGACGGCTTGTCATGCGACTTTGAAGAGATGCTCGCGGGGTGGCGTTCCTTCGCGAGCGAATGGCTCGAAGGCGAAGACCTGGCCCGGGCCGAGGCGACTTATTGCCGTTACCTTGCTCGTCGCGCGCTTCGAGCGGGAGCAGCCATGTCTACTGTCCGATCCTACGTACGCCGCGGATTGGCCACTGATCGCCCGGCCTTCATGGCAGCGCGCTTGCGCAGCATCCTTACCGTTTTCGGAGCGTTTGTTGGCGGCATGATGCCGGCACCAATTCGCCGCACTGTTTTCGCCTGA
- a CDS encoding glycosyltransferase family 2 protein, which translates to MTNPRMSVVMPIYNVEAFVGEAIQSVLDQSFKDFELICVDDGGQDGSMEIVRSFVDPRIRIICQENSGLAGARNSGIYHARGDYIALLDSDDVWHRDKLMLHYVHLTANSDIGVSYAGSRMIDRDGKVLGVAMRPKLGRVSPRDIICRNPVGNGSAPVLRRSALDLAVFSHPEYAGRECWFDESFRQSEDIEMWIRLAVKHGVIFAGIEGLLTDYRIIPGALSANVVKQYLSWTKMLRKLKSYAPEFVEEHGDAAKAYQLRYLARRSIQLGNFQLARDLLAKAMGLRPRIFIEEPRKTAITGAAVILGTLIGRDRFTALLRPYLKSAA; encoded by the coding sequence ATGACCAACCCAAGAATGTCTGTCGTTATGCCGATCTACAACGTTGAAGCGTTTGTCGGTGAAGCTATCCAATCGGTCCTCGATCAAAGCTTCAAGGACTTTGAACTGATCTGTGTCGATGATGGCGGACAAGATGGCTCGATGGAGATTGTACGCAGTTTCGTTGATCCGCGTATCCGCATCATTTGTCAGGAGAACAGCGGGCTCGCTGGCGCGCGCAACTCTGGCATCTATCATGCGCGGGGCGATTATATCGCTCTGCTGGATAGTGATGATGTTTGGCACCGCGACAAGTTGATGCTGCACTATGTACATCTCACCGCAAACTCGGACATCGGCGTGAGCTACGCCGGATCGCGGATGATTGATCGAGATGGGAAAGTGCTGGGCGTAGCGATGAGGCCAAAGCTGGGCCGAGTATCACCGCGTGACATCATCTGCCGCAACCCCGTCGGCAATGGCAGCGCACCTGTGCTGCGTCGCTCGGCGCTCGATTTGGCAGTCTTTTCACATCCTGAGTACGCGGGACGCGAATGTTGGTTCGATGAGAGCTTTCGGCAGTCGGAAGATATCGAGATGTGGATCAGGCTCGCTGTGAAGCACGGCGTGATCTTTGCTGGCATTGAAGGGCTGCTGACCGATTACCGCATAATTCCGGGCGCGCTTTCGGCCAACGTTGTGAAGCAGTATCTCAGCTGGACGAAGATGCTGCGCAAACTGAAGAGCTATGCACCCGAATTTGTTGAAGAGCATGGCGATGCCGCCAAGGCGTATCAGCTGCGCTATCTCGCGCGCCGTTCGATCCAACTCGGAAACTTTCAGCTTGCCCGTGATCTGCTGGCCAAAGCCATGGGCCTCAGGCCGCGTATTTTTATCGAGGAGCCTCGCAAGACTGCCATAACTGGAGCAGCAGTGATTCTTGGGACTTTGATTGGACGCGATCGGTTCACGGCTCTTTTGCGCCCATATCTGAAAAGCGCAGCATGA
- a CDS encoding O-antigen ligase domain-containing protein: MAASAHHPQTPSERLIALCIEWTWPLWLVGGLYIVGPVLGWTLAAMVALAVYLDGLPGNAGKPAAIPFAIKVWMGGMAAMLVILWVGHANFDLGAGKTIKSTIGWAKGWALIALFPLAGAVLKVRPEVIYREVCKLGLYTLIALPVFLVAPFIGLPELLWISPLKVLGGAGPDYFAAQLYTIEPGAGTPRWQFFAPWSPAAGMIGVICVLLAAREPHIGWKSAGIAGGLALAIFSQSRLALVALVVIAPFVWGIARMDRWWIWLIAAPIVLALGIFGPMLVDLADTAINEFSSARADSSRVRAALGRIAVDRWQTEAYWFGHGVVENGPHLVEYMPIGSHHSWYGLLFVKGLLGVFALAIPLIVTLGALIARAMHDKDAQTGLAMVLVLSLYSFGENLEILAYLYWPALVIIGAAFANSAIADAAKTAEHA, translated from the coding sequence ATGGCTGCGTCAGCCCATCATCCGCAAACTCCTTCCGAACGCCTGATTGCGCTCTGCATCGAGTGGACCTGGCCGCTTTGGCTGGTCGGCGGGCTCTACATTGTAGGGCCCGTACTCGGATGGACACTCGCTGCGATGGTTGCGTTGGCCGTGTATCTGGATGGCTTGCCAGGCAATGCCGGAAAGCCAGCCGCGATTCCGTTTGCGATCAAGGTCTGGATGGGCGGAATGGCAGCCATGCTTGTCATCTTGTGGGTGGGCCACGCGAACTTTGACCTCGGAGCCGGCAAGACGATTAAATCGACGATAGGCTGGGCTAAAGGCTGGGCGCTCATCGCGCTCTTCCCTCTTGCGGGAGCCGTTTTGAAGGTGCGCCCGGAAGTAATCTACCGGGAGGTCTGCAAGCTTGGTCTGTACACCTTGATTGCCCTGCCAGTCTTTCTGGTCGCCCCATTTATTGGTCTGCCAGAGCTTCTGTGGATTTCGCCGCTCAAGGTCCTAGGCGGCGCCGGACCAGATTACTTCGCTGCCCAACTCTACACAATTGAACCCGGCGCTGGCACACCGCGATGGCAGTTCTTCGCTCCGTGGTCGCCCGCCGCTGGTATGATCGGGGTCATCTGTGTGCTGCTGGCAGCGCGCGAGCCGCACATTGGCTGGAAGAGCGCAGGAATTGCAGGCGGTCTGGCACTGGCAATCTTCTCGCAGTCTCGATTGGCGCTGGTCGCCCTAGTTGTAATTGCCCCCTTCGTATGGGGAATTGCCCGGATGGATCGCTGGTGGATATGGTTGATCGCCGCGCCAATCGTTCTTGCTCTCGGAATATTTGGGCCGATGCTGGTTGATCTGGCCGACACGGCGATCAACGAATTCTCCTCCGCCCGGGCCGATTCAAGCCGTGTACGCGCGGCGCTTGGCAGGATCGCTGTCGATCGCTGGCAAACGGAAGCTTACTGGTTCGGCCACGGCGTCGTGGAGAATGGCCCTCACCTTGTCGAATACATGCCCATAGGCAGTCATCACAGCTGGTACGGATTGTTGTTTGTGAAAGGCCTGCTTGGCGTCTTTGCCCTCGCCATCCCTCTGATCGTTACCCTTGGCGCTCTGATAGCTCGTGCAATGCACGACAAGGACGCCCAGACGGGGCTGGCGATGGTGCTAGTCTTGTCACTGTACTCGTTCGGGGAAAATCTGGAGATCCTGGCCTATCTGTACTGGCCGGCCCTCGTCATCATTGGCGCAGCCTTTGCAAACTCGGCGATCGCTGACGCGGCCAAGACAGCAGAACACGCATAG